The following are encoded in a window of Streptomyces sp. 11x1 genomic DNA:
- a CDS encoding SDR family NAD(P)-dependent oxidoreductase: MSDDDGTSADGGITEEELAAFHRTVGRLKALPVDDPVRLRTERVAASFARDGWKRRRKALGAEKSAADAAVMAATATGALDRREDAPLSEQAAGDGGVLRKSRHCYVCKASYRQVDSFYHRLCPDCAADNTARRALGTDLSGRRALLTGGRVKIGFQLALMMLRDGAELLVTSRFPHDTVRRFRAEPGSEKWLDRLTVVAVDLRDPRQVLGLCEQLRQEGEPLDILVNNAAQTVRRPPESYALLAAGEYDALPEGARQAPGFTPMRMLGAGAATLPVVLREADEAGLLPDPAPENSWSARLGELDPAEVLETQLVNSLAPALLCDRLLPLLLAAPRPRRYVVNVTAVEGRFAVRNKTAGHPHTNMAKAALNMLTRTSAAELAERGVHMCAVDTGWITDENPAPKKGRMAGAGFRTPLDIIDGAARVYDPIVRGETGDPVSGVFLKDYREAEW; encoded by the coding sequence ATGAGCGACGACGACGGCACCAGCGCCGACGGCGGCATCACCGAGGAAGAACTGGCGGCCTTCCACCGTACGGTCGGCCGGCTGAAGGCGCTGCCCGTGGACGACCCGGTGCGGCTACGGACCGAGCGGGTCGCCGCGTCCTTCGCACGCGACGGGTGGAAGCGCCGCCGCAAGGCACTCGGCGCCGAGAAGTCCGCCGCGGACGCCGCCGTGATGGCCGCGACCGCCACCGGAGCCCTGGACCGGCGCGAGGACGCCCCGCTGTCGGAACAGGCGGCGGGCGACGGGGGAGTTCTGCGCAAGTCGCGCCACTGCTATGTCTGCAAGGCGTCCTATCGACAGGTCGACTCCTTCTACCACCGGCTGTGCCCGGACTGCGCCGCCGACAACACCGCCCGCCGCGCCCTCGGCACCGACCTGAGCGGGCGCCGCGCGCTGCTCACCGGCGGCCGGGTGAAGATCGGCTTCCAGCTGGCGCTGATGATGCTGCGCGACGGCGCCGAACTGCTCGTCACCAGCCGCTTCCCGCACGACACCGTGCGCCGCTTCCGCGCCGAGCCCGGCAGTGAGAAGTGGCTCGACCGGCTGACCGTCGTCGCCGTCGACCTGCGGGACCCGCGCCAAGTACTGGGCCTGTGCGAGCAGTTGCGGCAGGAGGGTGAACCCCTCGACATCCTGGTCAACAACGCGGCCCAGACCGTACGGCGGCCGCCGGAGTCGTATGCGCTACTGGCCGCCGGGGAGTACGACGCGCTGCCCGAAGGGGCGCGGCAGGCACCGGGGTTCACCCCGATGCGGATGCTGGGGGCCGGCGCCGCCACCCTGCCCGTCGTGTTGCGCGAGGCCGACGAGGCCGGGTTGCTGCCCGACCCCGCCCCGGAGAACTCCTGGTCGGCGCGGCTGGGTGAACTGGACCCGGCGGAGGTCCTGGAGACCCAGCTGGTCAACTCCCTGGCCCCGGCGCTCCTCTGCGACCGCCTGCTGCCGCTGCTGCTCGCGGCCCCCCGCCCCCGCCGTTACGTGGTCAACGTGACCGCCGTCGAGGGCCGTTTCGCCGTGCGGAACAAGACGGCCGGGCATCCGCACACCAACATGGCCAAGGCCGCCCTCAACATGCTCACCCGCACCAGCGCCGCCGAACTCGCGGAGCGGGGCGTCCACATGTGCGCCGTCGACACCGGTTGGATCACCGACGAGAACCCCGCGCCCAAGAAGGGCCGCATGGCAGGCGCCGGGTTCCGCACCCCGCTCGACATCATCGACGGCGCGGCGCGCGTCTACGACCCGATCGTGCGCGGCGAGACCGGCGACCCGGTGTCGGGAGTGTTCCTCAAGGATTATCGGGAGGCGGAGTGGTGA
- a CDS encoding LacI family DNA-binding transcriptional regulator has protein sequence MTETASRPTLEAVAARAGVSRATVSRVVNGGEGVREPLVERVRKAVEELGYVPNQAARSLVTRRHDAVAVVIAEPETRVFADPFFALQLRGISKELTAHDSQLVLLLTEGPEDYARVGRYLAGGHVDGALAFSLHLDDPLPALIRGAGVPTVFGGRPGWADGARGDTTTVYVDSDNRGGARDAVRHLVGLGRTRIAHITGPLDQTSAVDRLDGFRDVMVDADPRLIVEGDFTPAGGERAMRELLGRCPELDAVFAANDVSASGALRVLRELGRRVPEDVAVVGFDDMLPVAEQSDPPLTTVRQDIEEMGRLMARLLLRGLERRAPDEQAGRGPAGTPTSVVLPTTLVRRASA, from the coding sequence GTGACCGAGACAGCGTCGCGTCCCACGTTGGAGGCCGTGGCCGCGCGCGCCGGGGTGTCCAGGGCAACCGTCTCGCGGGTCGTCAACGGCGGCGAGGGCGTGCGGGAACCCCTGGTCGAGCGGGTGCGGAAGGCGGTCGAGGAGCTCGGATACGTGCCCAACCAGGCCGCCCGCAGCCTCGTCACCCGACGACACGACGCCGTGGCCGTGGTGATCGCCGAGCCGGAGACCCGGGTCTTCGCCGATCCCTTCTTCGCCCTGCAACTCCGGGGCATCAGCAAGGAACTGACCGCGCACGACTCACAGCTCGTGCTGCTGCTCACCGAGGGCCCCGAGGACTACGCCCGGGTGGGGCGGTATCTGGCGGGCGGACACGTCGACGGGGCGCTCGCGTTCTCGCTGCACCTCGACGATCCGCTGCCCGCGCTGATCCGGGGCGCCGGCGTCCCCACCGTGTTCGGCGGCCGTCCCGGCTGGGCGGACGGCGCACGCGGCGACACGACCACCGTGTACGTCGACAGCGACAACCGGGGCGGCGCGCGGGACGCCGTACGCCATCTCGTCGGCCTCGGCCGCACCCGGATCGCCCACATCACCGGGCCCCTGGACCAGACCTCCGCCGTGGACCGGCTCGACGGGTTCCGGGACGTCATGGTGGACGCCGACCCCCGGCTGATCGTGGAGGGCGACTTCACCCCGGCGGGCGGGGAGCGGGCGATGCGGGAACTCCTCGGCCGCTGCCCCGAGTTGGACGCGGTCTTCGCCGCCAACGACGTCTCCGCGTCCGGCGCGCTGCGGGTCCTGCGGGAACTCGGGCGCCGGGTTCCCGAGGACGTCGCCGTGGTGGGCTTCGACGACATGCTGCCGGTGGCCGAGCAGTCCGACCCACCGTTGACGACGGTCCGTCAGGACATAGAGGAGATGGGCCGGTTGATGGCCCGACTGCTGCTGCGGGGCCTCGAACGGCGAGCCCCCGACGAACAGGCCGGTCGGGGCCCGGCCGGCACGCCGACCAGCGTGGTCCTGCCGACCACCCTGGTACGGCGCGCCTCCGCGTAG
- a CDS encoding glycoside hydrolase family 64 protein: MISRRTFLSTAAGAVGATAVGGALGSPAQAAPATCQLVLRNASLPGTVRAYVTGHEQSTGAWVLLRADGSVYRPTSPSAPQTPLPVDCAIPLGAAGSAPKVLTLPQMFGARVYFVRDSSLEFFLNPGPALVEPAFATPADANYGKTWSFCEFTFNPTQLFANISYVDLVTALPIGLTLEGDGTHTVAPLPDGAVERIAADLVAQAARDGQPWDRLVIRRGDGRVLRVVSPQNLMAPYFDRPDQMPFRSYWNSYIDQVWAKYRTQDLRIDLQGGRGVLTGRVSGDTLTFAGGHSFTKPTSKDIFTCNHGPFANNPGDPDTRKALLARLAAGFNRSIMLTHPTQPNGVTAADYYQGAVTNHWSRVVHANSPIGYAFPYDDVRPDGQPDVSGAAHDGNPRRFTVTVGA, encoded by the coding sequence GTGATCTCCCGCCGTACGTTCCTGTCCACGGCCGCCGGCGCCGTCGGCGCCACCGCCGTCGGTGGTGCCCTCGGCTCACCCGCCCAGGCCGCGCCCGCGACCTGCCAACTCGTCCTGCGCAATGCCTCGTTGCCAGGCACGGTCCGCGCATACGTCACCGGGCACGAGCAGTCGACGGGCGCCTGGGTGCTGCTGCGGGCCGACGGGAGCGTCTACCGGCCGACCTCACCGTCGGCACCCCAGACGCCGCTTCCGGTCGACTGCGCGATCCCGCTCGGCGCGGCGGGCTCGGCACCCAAGGTGCTGACGCTTCCTCAGATGTTCGGCGCGCGGGTCTACTTCGTGCGGGACAGCAGCCTGGAGTTCTTCCTCAACCCGGGGCCCGCCCTGGTCGAGCCCGCCTTCGCGACGCCCGCCGACGCCAACTACGGCAAGACCTGGTCGTTCTGCGAGTTCACGTTCAACCCCACGCAACTGTTCGCCAACATCAGCTACGTCGACCTGGTGACGGCCCTCCCGATCGGGCTGACGCTGGAGGGCGACGGCACGCACACGGTCGCCCCGCTGCCCGACGGGGCGGTGGAACGGATCGCCGCCGATCTGGTGGCGCAGGCGGCGCGGGACGGTCAGCCCTGGGACCGGCTCGTCATCCGGCGCGGTGACGGCAGGGTGCTGCGGGTCGTCTCACCGCAGAACCTGATGGCCCCGTACTTCGACCGGCCCGACCAGATGCCGTTCCGCTCCTACTGGAACTCCTACATCGACCAGGTGTGGGCGAAGTACCGGACGCAGGACCTGAGGATCGACCTCCAGGGCGGCCGGGGCGTCCTCACCGGGCGGGTCTCCGGCGACACCCTCACCTTCGCCGGCGGCCACTCCTTCACCAAGCCGACCTCGAAGGACATCTTCACCTGCAACCACGGCCCGTTCGCCAACAACCCCGGCGACCCCGACACCAGGAAGGCCCTGCTCGCCCGGCTCGCCGCAGGCTTCAACCGCTCGATCATGCTCACCCACCCCACCCAGCCGAACGGGGTGACGGCCGCCGACTACTACCAGGGGGCGGTGACGAACCACTGGTCACGCGTGGTGCACGCCAACTCGCCCATCGGGTACGCCTTTCCGTACGACGACGTACGGCCCGACGGGCAGCCCGACGTGTCGGGCGCGGCCCACGACGGCAATCCGCGCCGGTTCACGGTGACGGTGGGCGCCTGA
- a CDS encoding VOC family protein: protein MLTTRHVTGAPNWVGLGTPGIEGAVSFFHHLFGWRFESAGPELGGFGFLRLDGRTAAAGMQNPPEQGPPSWNIYFRTPDADATAEAVEQARGSVRMRPMDVADEGRMAILADRAGVPFGVWQPRRVQGLDVVTDPGALCWLELYTPDLPAAAGFFNSVFGWETSAIDVGGGSYICVHPAGAEPGSMFAGIVPIDEDPSQAGSGPYWLAYFEVADADAAVSRALEHGGGVRPPANDLPGAGRFAKLTDPYGARFAVIKSEQPQG, encoded by the coding sequence ATGCTCACCACCCGCCATGTCACCGGCGCCCCGAACTGGGTCGGCCTCGGGACCCCCGGCATCGAGGGCGCCGTCTCCTTCTTCCACCACCTCTTCGGCTGGCGGTTCGAGTCGGCCGGCCCCGAGCTGGGCGGCTTCGGCTTCTTGCGGCTCGACGGCCGTACCGCCGCGGCGGGCATGCAGAATCCCCCGGAGCAGGGCCCGCCGTCCTGGAACATCTACTTCCGCACGCCCGACGCGGACGCCACGGCCGAGGCGGTCGAGCAGGCCCGTGGTTCCGTGCGGATGCGGCCCATGGACGTGGCGGACGAGGGCCGTATGGCGATCCTCGCCGACCGGGCGGGGGTGCCCTTCGGCGTGTGGCAGCCCCGCCGCGTCCAGGGGCTCGACGTCGTCACGGACCCGGGCGCGCTGTGCTGGCTGGAGCTGTACACACCGGATCTGCCCGCGGCGGCCGGGTTCTTCAACTCCGTTTTCGGCTGGGAGACCTCGGCGATCGACGTGGGCGGCGGCAGCTACATCTGTGTGCACCCGGCGGGTGCCGAACCGGGTTCGATGTTCGCCGGCATCGTGCCGATCGACGAGGACCCGAGCCAGGCGGGGTCCGGACCGTACTGGCTGGCGTACTTCGAGGTGGCGGACGCGGACGCCGCGGTGAGCCGGGCGCTGGAGCACGGCGGCGGCGTCCGGCCGCCGGCCAACGACCTCCCGGGCGCGGGGCGTTTCGCCAAGCTCACCGACCCGTACGGGGCGCGGTTCGCGGTCATCAAGAGCGAGCAGCCGCAGGGATAG
- a CDS encoding OmpL47-type beta-barrel domain-containing protein, with translation MRERRLWAALLAALLMVLGLTSTPASGRTDGVREKAAAQVLTWTAGDDITKYLTAPRTAVAGPATVVFENSKATGNTMGMPHTLTFDVSDPEYNNDVPLNILANPGDDQGGRHTAEVTLAPGRYRYYCTIPGHGQMQGILVVTEGTGEDTTAPETSAKVTGTQNSQGAYVGSASVAVSATDTGGSGVERVEYAIGDAGAWLPYTTPVVIDQVGTHKVRYRAVDKAGNTAAEKSVGFTVVAPPTDDTTAPETSATVAGERNPQGDYVSMATVTVSASDTGSGVNTIEYALGDSGAWQPYTAPVMVHDVGTHKVRYRATDKAGNVAAEKSVGFTVVAPPTEDTTAPVTGVTVEGDRNSAGAYLRSAKVTVSATDHGGSGVAAVEYSLDGGPYLAYSAPVVVDRAGTHTVAYRASDKAGNTAAARSVSFTVVAGGGVPTPNCAEYDERLTVFVGTVDSGVPNRVTNNRCRINELIEDEKEWTSHALFLKHVDTVLDKLFREGVVDLREHTAVKEAAEESGIGRPGQTEGYRTILDGTAESFAKWQQVGGGSFGLNGDGSITSGTTKAGLGMLWFPERKYGDFSLRLQWRDDAPGTGNANSGVFVRFPSVLDHPEESRPEWVAIKYGHEVQVLDRPDGDMYKTGSVYGFDRVGLAGAGVTQKGTWNDYEIRVVDQHYSVYRNGVLINEFDNTGGQDFTPPRSDDPGTDGRRFASGYLGLQVHGTTDVVSYRDIRIKEL, from the coding sequence ATGCGGGAAAGACGTTTGTGGGCAGCTCTGTTGGCGGCCCTGCTGATGGTCCTGGGGCTCACGTCGACGCCCGCGTCCGGCCGCACGGACGGGGTGCGGGAGAAGGCCGCCGCCCAGGTGCTCACCTGGACCGCCGGTGACGACATCACCAAGTACCTGACGGCGCCGCGGACCGCGGTGGCGGGTCCGGCCACCGTCGTGTTCGAGAACAGCAAGGCGACCGGCAACACCATGGGGATGCCGCACACGTTGACGTTCGACGTCTCCGACCCGGAGTACAACAACGACGTGCCGCTCAACATCCTCGCCAACCCCGGGGACGACCAGGGCGGCCGCCACACCGCCGAGGTCACGCTCGCCCCCGGCCGCTACCGCTACTACTGCACGATCCCGGGCCACGGACAGATGCAGGGCATCCTGGTGGTGACCGAGGGCACCGGCGAGGACACCACCGCGCCGGAGACCTCGGCGAAGGTCACCGGAACGCAGAACTCCCAGGGCGCGTACGTCGGTTCGGCGTCCGTGGCGGTGAGCGCGACCGACACCGGCGGTTCGGGGGTCGAGCGGGTCGAGTACGCGATCGGTGACGCCGGGGCCTGGCTGCCGTACACCACGCCCGTGGTGATCGACCAGGTCGGCACGCACAAGGTCCGCTACCGGGCGGTCGACAAGGCGGGCAACACGGCGGCCGAGAAGAGCGTCGGGTTCACGGTCGTGGCGCCGCCGACCGACGACACGACCGCGCCGGAGACCTCGGCGACGGTGGCCGGTGAGAGGAACCCCCAGGGCGACTACGTCTCGATGGCGACGGTCACCGTCTCCGCCTCGGACACCGGGTCGGGAGTCAACACCATCGAGTACGCGCTCGGCGACTCGGGGGCCTGGCAGCCGTACACCGCGCCCGTGATGGTGCACGACGTCGGCACGCACAAGGTGCGCTACCGGGCCACCGACAAGGCGGGGAACGTGGCGGCGGAGAAGAGCGTCGGCTTCACCGTCGTCGCCCCACCGACCGAGGACACCACTGCCCCGGTGACGGGCGTGACCGTCGAGGGCGACCGGAACTCCGCCGGCGCGTACCTGAGGAGCGCCAAGGTCACCGTCAGCGCCACGGACCACGGCGGGTCCGGTGTCGCGGCCGTCGAGTACTCGCTGGACGGCGGCCCCTACCTCGCGTACTCCGCGCCCGTGGTGGTCGACCGGGCGGGCACCCACACGGTCGCGTACCGGGCGAGCGACAAGGCGGGCAACACGGCCGCCGCGCGCTCGGTCAGCTTCACCGTCGTCGCAGGCGGCGGGGTTCCCACGCCCAACTGCGCCGAGTACGACGAGCGGTTGACGGTCTTCGTCGGCACGGTCGACTCGGGGGTGCCGAACCGGGTCACGAACAACCGGTGCCGGATCAACGAGTTGATCGAGGACGAGAAGGAGTGGACCTCCCACGCCCTGTTCCTGAAGCACGTGGACACCGTTCTCGACAAACTGTTCCGGGAAGGGGTCGTCGACCTGCGTGAGCACACGGCCGTGAAGGAGGCGGCGGAGGAGTCCGGGATCGGCAGGCCCGGCCAGACGGAGGGCTACCGCACGATCCTCGACGGCACGGCCGAGTCGTTCGCCAAGTGGCAGCAGGTGGGCGGCGGTTCGTTCGGCCTGAACGGCGACGGCTCGATCACCTCGGGGACCACGAAGGCCGGGCTCGGCATGCTGTGGTTCCCGGAGCGGAAGTACGGCGACTTCTCTCTGCGCCTCCAGTGGCGGGACGACGCACCCGGCACCGGCAACGCCAACTCCGGTGTGTTCGTGCGCTTCCCGTCGGTCCTCGACCATCCGGAGGAGTCGCGGCCGGAGTGGGTGGCCATCAAGTACGGCCATGAGGTGCAGGTCCTGGACCGGCCCGACGGCGACATGTACAAGACGGGGTCGGTATACGGCTTCGACCGGGTCGGGCTCGCCGGTGCGGGCGTCACCCAGAAGGGCACCTGGAACGACTACGAGATCAGGGTGGTCGACCAGCACTACTCGGTCTACCGCAACGGTGTCCTGATCAACGAGTTCGACAACACCGGCGGCCAGGACTTCACCCCGCCCCGCTCGGACGACCCGGGCACGGACGGACGACGGTTCGCCTCCGGCTACCTCGGACTCCAGGTGCACGGCACGACGGACGTCGTCTCCTACCGGGACATCCGGATCAAGGAACTGTAG
- a CDS encoding multicopper oxidase domain-containing protein: protein MDRRGFNRRMLLGGAAAATSLSVAVETVGTSGSASAATQARTAPAGGVVRHIKMYAEKLPDGQMGYGLEKGKASIPGPLIELNEGDTLHIEFENTMDVAASLHVHGLDYEISSDGTRQNRSDVEPGGTRTYTWRTHAPGARKDGTWRAGSAGYWHYHDHVVGTEHGTVGVRKGLYGPVIVRRKGDVLPDKTVTVVFNDLLINNKPAHSGPNFDATVGDRVEFVVITHGEYYHTFHLHGHRWADNRTGMLTGPDDPSQVIDNKIVGPADSFGFQVIAGEGVGAGAWMYHCHVQSHSDMGMVGLFLVRRTDGTIPGYEPHTPHGEQQAGGADVADGADGADEAAGSGGSHHH from the coding sequence ATGGACAGACGAGGGTTCAACCGGCGGATGCTGCTGGGTGGAGCGGCCGCCGCGACATCGTTGTCCGTGGCCGTCGAGACCGTCGGCACCTCCGGGTCCGCGAGCGCCGCCACGCAGGCGAGGACGGCCCCGGCGGGCGGCGTGGTCCGGCACATCAAGATGTACGCCGAGAAGCTGCCCGACGGACAGATGGGCTACGGCCTGGAGAAGGGCAAGGCCTCGATACCGGGTCCGCTGATCGAGCTCAACGAGGGTGACACCCTGCACATCGAGTTCGAGAACACGATGGATGTGGCGGCGAGCCTGCACGTCCACGGCCTGGACTACGAGATCTCCAGCGACGGCACCAGGCAGAACCGGAGCGACGTCGAACCCGGCGGCACCCGCACCTACACCTGGCGCACCCACGCCCCCGGCGCACGCAAGGACGGCACCTGGCGTGCGGGCAGCGCCGGTTACTGGCACTACCACGACCATGTCGTCGGCACCGAACACGGCACGGTCGGCGTCCGCAAGGGTCTCTACGGCCCTGTCATCGTCCGCCGCAAGGGCGATGTGCTGCCCGACAAGACCGTCACGGTCGTCTTCAACGACCTGCTCATCAACAACAAGCCCGCGCACTCCGGGCCCAACTTCGACGCGACCGTGGGCGACCGGGTCGAGTTCGTCGTCATCACGCACGGCGAGTACTACCACACCTTCCACCTGCACGGTCACCGCTGGGCCGACAACCGCACCGGCATGCTCACCGGCCCCGACGACCCCAGCCAGGTCATCGACAACAAGATCGTCGGCCCCGCCGACTCCTTCGGCTTCCAGGTCATCGCGGGCGAAGGGGTGGGAGCGGGCGCCTGGATGTACCACTGCCACGTCCAGAGCCACTCCGACATGGGCATGGTCGGCCTGTTCCTGGTGCGCAGGACGGACGGCACGATCCCGGGGTACGAGCCGCACACGCCGCACGGCGAGCAACAGGCGGGCGGGGCCGACGTCGCCGACGGGGCGGATGGGGCCGACGAGGCGGCGGGGTCCGGCGGGTCGCACCACCACTGA
- a CDS encoding ThuA domain-containing protein, whose amino-acid sequence MYLRGLSDAKRRAWAATLTASVVTAGLLSGPAAQARPAPEPPLTTMSIKSPPGGSGPRVLIFHGSAAPGEESPVVNAGIEAIERIGLSGPAAERFGVVATDDASVFTDETRLSGFNAVVFLTGGGDVLDPEQEAGLETYMEAGGGFVGVHDAARAEPYSDWFTGLIGARPAASSPTAVQRATVEVGDRRHPATKDLPAQWKRPDKWLNWTKNPSGSVHTVARVRESTYQPGTGANGWDHPVSWCRDYDGGRSFYTGMGGTVSAYDETDFRTHLRGALLWTSRLARADCKATITANYKAERLTRPNQPGQNDQIGEPHGLVTAPDGRVLYIGRGGADSSQPVVTDWNDPDIGKGKGEVHVYDPRTKKVTLAGALTVFGNKGGGDELIKVEEGLLGIELDPGFQQNGWVYLHYTPHARIDRDTRMAERRVSRFTLDLANNKLDLGSEKVLLKWPVQIHSCCHAGGGMSFDSKGNLYIATGDNNSSGFSAGYSGNNPQPNYKGVSFADARRTAGNTNNLNGKILRIHPEPDGTYTLPAGNLFTGKETAEGGGKTRGEIYVMGVRNPARIFVDRQTDVLYAGWVGPDASAPSTTWGPAKYDTFAAITEAGNRGWPYCMGNKQPYRDRNLPDPSQPLGWYDCDHPKNESPNNDGLVNLPPVTGNNIWYAPQGGAPDFPRDASGIPSYKNEEATYLLPWLKGGGQATMNGPVYRYSESGDNSVRWPAYWDGKWFVGDFYDADQPRHAVVMDPKNQGGGGLPVHAESLKKIVPVGADGIRNLMDWKFGPDGALYVLDYGRGFFTSDAKSALWRVTYTGGGPTPAADELARKAE is encoded by the coding sequence ATGTACTTACGAGGGTTGAGCGACGCGAAGAGACGGGCCTGGGCGGCCACCCTGACCGCCTCGGTCGTCACCGCGGGACTTCTGTCGGGCCCCGCGGCCCAGGCGCGACCGGCGCCGGAACCACCGCTGACAACGATGTCGATCAAGTCTCCGCCGGGCGGCTCCGGCCCTCGGGTGCTGATCTTCCACGGCTCCGCGGCCCCCGGGGAGGAGTCGCCCGTCGTGAACGCCGGGATCGAGGCGATCGAACGGATCGGGCTGTCCGGACCGGCCGCGGAGCGCTTCGGGGTCGTCGCCACCGACGACGCCTCCGTCTTCACCGACGAGACCCGGCTGAGCGGCTTCAACGCCGTCGTCTTCCTGACCGGCGGCGGTGACGTCCTGGATCCCGAGCAGGAGGCGGGCCTCGAGACCTATATGGAGGCGGGCGGCGGTTTCGTCGGCGTCCATGACGCGGCCCGCGCCGAACCGTACTCGGACTGGTTCACCGGGCTGATCGGTGCCCGTCCGGCGGCGTCCAGCCCGACGGCCGTACAGCGGGCGACGGTCGAGGTCGGTGACCGGCGGCACCCGGCCACCAAGGACCTGCCGGCACAGTGGAAACGGCCCGACAAGTGGCTCAACTGGACGAAGAACCCCTCGGGTTCCGTGCACACCGTGGCCCGGGTCCGCGAGTCGACCTACCAGCCGGGCACCGGCGCCAACGGCTGGGACCACCCGGTGAGTTGGTGCCGCGACTACGACGGCGGCCGTTCCTTCTACACGGGCATGGGCGGAACCGTCTCCGCGTACGACGAGACCGACTTCCGTACACATCTGCGCGGCGCCCTGCTGTGGACCTCCCGCCTCGCGCGGGCGGACTGCAAGGCGACCATCACCGCCAACTACAAGGCGGAGCGGCTGACCCGGCCCAACCAGCCCGGGCAGAACGACCAGATCGGTGAACCGCACGGCCTGGTCACCGCACCCGACGGGCGGGTCCTGTACATCGGCCGGGGCGGCGCCGACTCCTCCCAGCCCGTGGTCACCGACTGGAACGACCCCGACATCGGCAAGGGCAAGGGCGAGGTCCACGTCTACGACCCGCGGACGAAGAAGGTCACCCTCGCGGGCGCCCTCACCGTCTTCGGCAACAAGGGCGGCGGCGACGAGCTGATCAAGGTCGAGGAGGGCCTGCTGGGCATCGAGCTGGACCCCGGCTTCCAACAGAACGGCTGGGTGTACCTGCACTACACACCGCACGCGCGGATCGATCGTGACACCCGGATGGCCGAGCGCCGCGTCTCCCGCTTCACCCTCGACCTCGCGAACAACAAGCTGGACCTGGGCAGCGAGAAGGTCCTGCTCAAGTGGCCGGTGCAGATCCACAGTTGCTGTCACGCGGGCGGCGGGATGAGCTTCGACTCCAAGGGCAACCTGTACATCGCGACGGGAGACAACAACTCCAGCGGCTTCAGCGCCGGTTACTCGGGCAACAATCCCCAGCCCAACTACAAGGGCGTCTCCTTCGCCGACGCGCGCCGCACCGCCGGCAACACCAACAACCTCAACGGCAAGATCCTCCGCATCCATCCGGAGCCCGACGGCACCTACACCCTGCCCGCCGGGAACCTCTTCACCGGCAAGGAGACCGCCGAGGGCGGCGGCAAGACCCGCGGCGAGATCTACGTGATGGGCGTCAGGAACCCCGCCCGGATCTTCGTCGACCGGCAGACCGACGTCCTCTACGCCGGCTGGGTCGGCCCGGACGCGAGCGCGCCGTCGACGACCTGGGGACCCGCCAAGTACGACACCTTCGCCGCCATCACCGAGGCGGGCAACCGGGGCTGGCCGTACTGCATGGGCAACAAGCAGCCCTACCGGGACCGCAACCTGCCGGACCCGTCGCAGCCGCTCGGCTGGTACGACTGCGACCACCCGAAGAACGAGTCCCCGAACAACGACGGGCTGGTCAACCTGCCCCCGGTGACCGGCAACAACATCTGGTACGCACCGCAGGGCGGCGCCCCGGACTTCCCCCGGGACGCCAGCGGCATCCCCTCCTACAAGAACGAGGAGGCCACGTACCTGCTGCCGTGGCTCAAGGGCGGCGGCCAGGCCACCATGAACGGTCCGGTCTACCGGTACTCCGAGTCGGGCGACAACTCCGTCCGTTGGCCCGCCTACTGGGACGGCAAGTGGTTCGTCGGCGACTTCTACGACGCCGACCAGCCGCGCCACGCGGTGGTCATGGACCCGAAGAACCAGGGCGGCGGCGGGCTCCCGGTCCACGCGGAGTCCCTGAAGAAGATCGTGCCGGTCGGTGCCGACGGCATCAGGAACCTCATGGACTGGAAGTTCGGTCCGGACGGCGCGCTGTACGTCCTGGACTACGGGCGCGGCTTCTTCACCTCGGACGCCAAGTCGGCGTTGTGGCGCGTCACCTACACGGGCGGCGGTCCGACACCGGCGGCCGACGAGCTGGCGAGGAAGGCGGAGTGA
- a CDS encoding WhiB family transcriptional regulator, protein MLGMHNDTITPIDRAWQERALCAQTGADFFFPEPGSSVREAKRICGMCEMRTACLEYALSNDERFGVWGGLSEKERLRLRRTENG, encoded by the coding sequence ATGCTGGGCATGCACAACGACACGATCACCCCGATCGACCGTGCCTGGCAGGAGCGGGCGCTGTGTGCGCAGACGGGGGCAGACTTCTTCTTTCCCGAGCCCGGCAGCTCGGTGCGTGAGGCGAAGCGCATCTGCGGTATGTGCGAGATGCGCACCGCGTGTCTCGAGTACGCGCTGTCCAACGACGAACGGTTCGGTGTCTGGGGCGGGCTCTCCGAGAAGGAGAGACTGCGTCTGCGGCGCACCGAGAACGGCTGA